A region of Necator americanus strain Aroian chromosome I, whole genome shotgun sequence DNA encodes the following proteins:
- a CDS encoding hypothetical protein (NECATOR_CHRI.G709.T1) codes for MFEESESSSFISTQPGPTTISGESEDVRRRSIRSRCDTSEKEGIEVLDTVTGLVVTQRVDLLEVFTSIDMNNRYDVRAPTGDQLFFAYEKSPCLIRCCMGKRHGFIMHVIDNNGKEILSIKRKCKFCCCISNEFAKLCACCNCCKEFISVESPPGNEIGSVDQTCGTKLKFDVFDGNERIANVVGPSYCGMGCCTCCSPRKVFTIHSNDGEQVGVIIKKFGGVFKELFTNADVFHVKYFFMQSTRFFSHRLHLPVPVDMSVQGKALLLSTVFLIDYVAFEDTN; via the exons ATGTTTGAAGAATCCGAGAGTTCGTCCTTCATAAGCACACAGCCAGGACCTACTACGATATCAGGAGAATCAGAGGATGTTAGACGGCGATCGATAAGGAGCAGATGTGACACGA gtgaaaaagaaggaatagaAGTTCTCGATACAGTAACCGGATTAGTTGTGACACAG CGTGTAGATCTTCTGGAAGTGTTCACAAGTATTGATATGAACAATCGATATGATGTACGCGCTCCTACAGGAGATCAG CTATTCTTCGCATATGAAAAATCACCTTGTTTAATCCGATGTTGTATGGGAAAGCGTCACGGATTTATTATGCATGTTATCGACAATAACGGGAAA GAAATCTTAAGCATTAAACGcaaatgcaaattttgttgttgtatcAGTAACGAATTCGCAAAATTATGTGCCTGTTGTAATTGTTGCAAAGAATTTATATCCGTGGAGTCACCACCTGGAAATGAG ATTGGTTCTGTAGATCAAACCTGTGGaacgaaattgaaatttgatgtGTTTGATGGAAATGAACGTATCGCAAACGTTGTTGGTCCGTCATACTGCGGTATGGGTTGCTGCACCTGTTGCTCGCCTAGGAAAGTATTTACG attcatTCAAATGATGGCGAACAAGTTGGCGTTATAATCAAGAAATTCGGCGGTGTTTTCAAGGAATTATTCACCAATGCCGATGTTTTTCATGTGAAAT atttttttatgcaatcaacgagatttttttcccaccgATTACATCTTCCAGTTCCCGTTGATATGTCGGTGCAAGGAAAAGCGTTACTACTTTCAACGGTATTTTTAATA GACTACGTCGCATTCGAAGACACCAATTGA
- a CDS encoding hypothetical protein (NECATOR_CHRI.G709.T2), with product MFEESESSSFISTQPGPTTISGESEDVRRRSIRSRCDTSEKEGIEVLDTVTGLVVTQRVDLLEVFTSIDMNNRYDVRAPTGDQLFFAYEKSPCLIRCCMGKRHGFIMHVIDNNGKEILSIKRKCKFCCCISNEFAKLCACCNCCKEFISVESPPGNEIGSVDQTCGTKLKFDVFDGNERIANVVGPSYCGMGCCTCCSPRKVFTIHSNDGEQVGVIIKKFGGVFKELFTNADVFHVKFPVDMSVQGKALLLSTVFLIDYVAFEDTN from the exons ATGTTTGAAGAATCCGAGAGTTCGTCCTTCATAAGCACACAGCCAGGACCTACTACGATATCAGGAGAATCAGAGGATGTTAGACGGCGATCGATAAGGAGCAGATGTGACACGA gtgaaaaagaaggaatagaAGTTCTCGATACAGTAACCGGATTAGTTGTGACACAG CGTGTAGATCTTCTGGAAGTGTTCACAAGTATTGATATGAACAATCGATATGATGTACGCGCTCCTACAGGAGATCAG CTATTCTTCGCATATGAAAAATCACCTTGTTTAATCCGATGTTGTATGGGAAAGCGTCACGGATTTATTATGCATGTTATCGACAATAACGGGAAA GAAATCTTAAGCATTAAACGcaaatgcaaattttgttgttgtatcAGTAACGAATTCGCAAAATTATGTGCCTGTTGTAATTGTTGCAAAGAATTTATATCCGTGGAGTCACCACCTGGAAATGAG ATTGGTTCTGTAGATCAAACCTGTGGaacgaaattgaaatttgatgtGTTTGATGGAAATGAACGTATCGCAAACGTTGTTGGTCCGTCATACTGCGGTATGGGTTGCTGCACCTGTTGCTCGCCTAGGAAAGTATTTACG attcatTCAAATGATGGCGAACAAGTTGGCGTTATAATCAAGAAATTCGGCGGTGTTTTCAAGGAATTATTCACCAATGCCGATGTTTTTCATGTGAAAT TTCCCGTTGATATGTCGGTGCAAGGAAAAGCGTTACTACTTTCAACGGTATTTTTAATA GACTACGTCGCATTCGAAGACACCAATTGA
- a CDS encoding hypothetical protein (NECATOR_CHRI.G710.T1): MELLLLLLLLLLLLLLLLLLLLLLLLLLLLLLLLLLLLLLLLLLLFLLLLLLLILLLLLSLLLLLSLLLVLLLLLLLLLSSSFSFAPEYVALQ, from the coding sequence ATggaactattattattattattattattattattattattattattattattattattattattattattattattattattattattattattattattattactattattattactacttttattgttattattcctattgttattattactattaatattattattgttattatcattactattattattatcattattattagtattattattattgttattattattattatcttcttctttttcttttgcacctGAATATGTTGCACTTCAGTAG